A stretch of DNA from Mycobacterium senriense:
TCGCCGATCAGTGCGGCGACACCGCCGATATCGGCGTCACCTCCATGCCCGGCGGCGGTAGTGATGGCGGGATCGCTGGACATGCCACCACGATAGGCGGCGGACATTTCGGGCCGCGCCGAAGCGATTCGGCGTCACGATGGGGTTATGGACACCCACGACAGCACGGCAAACACGACTGCCTCGCCCGACGCGATGAAGGCGGTGATGCAGGCGTGGGAAAGCGCCCTGGCCGCTCATGACCTGGACGCTTTGCTGGCCTGTTATGCCCCCGATGCGACCTTGGAAAGTCCGCTGGTCGCACATATCACCCGCGGCGATGGGATCCGCCGAGGGCATACGCAGCTACGGCCGTTTCTCGCCGAGGTGGTAGCTCGCACTCCGAAGCTGCGCGCCTATCACCGGTCCGGCTTTTTCACCGACGGTCGGCGAGTGACCTGGGAGTACCCGCGTGTGTCGCCCCGAGGCGAACAAATGGACTTCGTCGAAGTGATGGAGATCGAGGGTGGCTTGATCCAGGCCCACCGGGTGTATTGGGGTTGGCGTGGTGTCGAGGTCTTGATGAACGACGAATATCAGAGGGATTCCTGATCGCCCGCCAGCATGAGGTGTCGGCGACTTCGGCGCGCGCCTCTACCCATCGGGCACGGCAGGGGCGAACAATGCGGGGATGGCTCTCAAAACCCGGTCGCATTGGCTGCTCGGGTACGGACTTGCTCGCGCGACGCTGAAGCTGCTCGCTCGTCGGGGCGATCCCTTCGCCCAGTTGGTGATCGACAACAACCAGCCCGATAAAGCGCACCACCTGATTGAGCAGATCCGTGGGCGGGGGCGTATATCGCGGGTGATCGGCGGCTGGGCCACCGCTGATGCGCAGCTCGTACGTGAGGTGTTGCGTGACGACAGGTTCCGGACGGCTAAACCCCACGATCGGTCGCCGTTTCGTATCGCTCAGCGGGCACTGGCGAGAACCAATCCCGGCGTGCTGAATGGTCTGGAGCCGCCGTCTCTGCTGGTCATCGATCCACCCGAGCATGAGCGCCTACGACGCCTGGTGTCGCGGGCATTCACTCCGCGGGCGATCGACCGACTGCGTGAGCGCATTCAGGAGATTGTCGACGCCGCGCTCGACGATCTCGCCGACCACATTGACTGCGACTTGATCGCCGGCTACGCCTCCCGAGTGCCCATCGAGGTCATCGCCGAGATGCTGGGCATCCCCGACGAGGAAATCCCCTATCTACACGCATTGGCCGAACCGGGCGCCAAACTGCTCACCACCACGGTGCCGTCGTGGGAGGATTTCCAGACAGCCCTCACGGCATTGCGCGAGTTCGAACGCTACAGTGACGCGCACATCGAGCGGCTCCGCCGCAGTGGCGGCGACCGCAGCATCTTGTCTGCGGTCCTTCGAGAAACCGAGCTCACCGCCCTCGAAGTCAGGATGTTCGCGGGCCTGCTGCTCGGTGCCGGTTTCATCACCACCACCCACGCATTCGGTAACGCCGTGGTGACGCTCGTCGATCACCCCGACCAGTTGGCCCGCCTTCACGCGCATCCCGAGGGCTGGCCCAACGCCGTCGAAGAGACGCTGCGCTACAACTGCGTCGCTCAATTCGGCGCCCGGGTGGCCACCCAAACGCTGCAGATCGACGGTCACACCGTGCTCGAAGGCTCGACCGTCTTCCTCAGCATCGCCGGAGCCAACCGCGATCCAGCCGTCTTCGAGCGCCCCGACGAATTCGACACCACCCGTGTCAACGCCCGCGAGCACATCGGCTTTGGCACCGGTGTTCACGCCTGCCTCGGCGCGCCGCTCGCCCGCATGGAACTGAACGTCGGTCTACCGGCGCTCTTCGAACGCTTTCCAAATCTCACTCTGGCGGGCGAACCAGTCCCGAACGACAGCACCCTGTTGCACGGAATCAAGTGCCTCCCCGTCCATCTGGGACCCGCCGGCGTCGGCGCCGTCTAATCCAGCCGCGCTCCGCAGCGGCGCTCGGCAGCAGAGATCTGACGAACAGCCGCATCACCTCCCGCATTTCAGGTATGCCATCAGCGCGATGAAAAGGAGGCACAATGCAAGCCCCCTTTCCCCGCGCCCTACCGAGCCCAAACCGGGAAACGCCGCGAATGCCATCTTCTCGTTGGCTGGCCACAATCTTCGACAGGGCGCACACTTGTCGGATGGAGGCAGGTCATCCCAGCGGCGTTGCGTCGTCCGCACCACCTCTGGTCGCGCCGCAACCCTCGAACCGGTTTCGCACCTCGACGTCACCGCGACCGACGTGACGGGTTCCGGGCCGCCGCGCACGCTGAACGGGCTGTCGGACATACGCGCGTTCTTTCACACGAACAAAGTGCCGCTCTACTTCATCTCGCCGACGCCGTTCAATCTGCTCGGCGTTGACCGCTGGATACGAAACTTCTTCTACCTGACCTACTTTGACTCGTTCGAGGGCACACATTCGCGCGTATTCGTGCCCCGACGGCGCGACCGCCGTGACTTCGACTCCATGGACCAGGTGTGCAGCCACCTCCTGTCCGATCCCGAGACGCTGGAGTTCATCGCCGGTAAAGGTCCCGGCGGCAAGTGCTGCTTTGTCATGCTGAACGAGGAAATCCAGGCCCTCGCCCGTTCGGCAGGCCTCGAGGTCATGCATCCGCCGATCGAGCTGCGCCAGCGCCTGGGCTCCAAGATCGTCATG
This window harbors:
- a CDS encoding nuclear transport factor 2 family protein translates to MDTHDSTANTTASPDAMKAVMQAWESALAAHDLDALLACYAPDATLESPLVAHITRGDGIRRGHTQLRPFLAEVVARTPKLRAYHRSGFFTDGRRVTWEYPRVSPRGEQMDFVEVMEIEGGLIQAHRVYWGWRGVEVLMNDEYQRDS
- a CDS encoding cytochrome P450, with amino-acid sequence MALKTRSHWLLGYGLARATLKLLARRGDPFAQLVIDNNQPDKAHHLIEQIRGRGRISRVIGGWATADAQLVREVLRDDRFRTAKPHDRSPFRIAQRALARTNPGVLNGLEPPSLLVIDPPEHERLRRLVSRAFTPRAIDRLRERIQEIVDAALDDLADHIDCDLIAGYASRVPIEVIAEMLGIPDEEIPYLHALAEPGAKLLTTTVPSWEDFQTALTALREFERYSDAHIERLRRSGGDRSILSAVLRETELTALEVRMFAGLLLGAGFITTTHAFGNAVVTLVDHPDQLARLHAHPEGWPNAVEETLRYNCVAQFGARVATQTLQIDGHTVLEGSTVFLSIAGANRDPAVFERPDEFDTTRVNAREHIGFGTGVHACLGAPLARMELNVGLPALFERFPNLTLAGEPVPNDSTLLHGIKCLPVHLGPAGVGAV